The following coding sequences lie in one Rutidosis leptorrhynchoides isolate AG116_Rl617_1_P2 chromosome 6, CSIRO_AGI_Rlap_v1, whole genome shotgun sequence genomic window:
- the LOC139851757 gene encoding uncharacterized protein, whose amino-acid sequence MDPNFNLPPIPTHPTETDPAPPMITHPPYTEMITAAIAALKDKDGSSRQAISKFIEQKFTNLPPTHATLLTHHLKRLKTVGQLIMVKHSYMLPPPPGSTPRSAQFEQPSTGYYPHTLDFTTGNVSVDANLVQSQLGQNNGQNSAGFGMENSGSGLTKRKPGRPPKLKPVPGSGVQDQETAIPTYDGSASTYQPQFQHDAGAGQDFQTNYGPVSDFQENSGGGGGGGGSEPLFASLGLSDDGAAVAPPPPADNAEVSVKRGRGRPPRSVGGGSGGVPTQGQVAGDGQSQGQVAGDGQSQGQVAGDGQSQGNVAGDGSGEILGVETGGGMPLKKQKMMSVMRVKKARGRPKRIGVGPVTVPLSGNVLRPKGRPKRLVRPNVSVNGGVGEMGLGKRRGRPVGRPPVNKIANLTGKHFGRPIKGGLGTAVLVTDPRQLVVYQELKTKYELLQSKVKQVASVVKTCIDPDYGNAALGALQELEGLAGEVNAPSNGQTQEPTAPVYQN is encoded by the exons ATGGACCCAAACTTCAATCTACCACCGATCCCCACCCACCCAACCGAGACCGACCCAGCTCCGCCGATGATAACCCACCCACCTTACACTGAG ATGATAACTGCTGCAATTGCTGCTTTAAAAGATAAAGATGGGTCAAGTAGGCAAGCTATAtccaaatttattgaacaaaagttTACTAATTTACCACCAACTCATGCTACTTTATTGACACATCATCTTAAACGTTTGAAAACGGTTGGTCAACTAATTATGGTCAAACATTCATATATGCTACCACCACCACCTGGTAGTACACCTAGATCTGCTCAATTTGAACAACCTAGTACTGGTTATTATCCTCATACACTTGATTTTACTACTGGAAATGTTAGTGTTGATGCTAATTTAGTACAAAGTCAGCTGGGGCAAAATAATGGTCAAAATTCTGCTGGTTTTGGTATGGAGAATTCAGGTTCTGGGTTGACGAAAAGGAAACCCGGTCGACCCCCTAAGCTTAAACCGGTACCTGGGTCGGGTGTACAAGACCAGGAGACAGCTATACCGACGTATGATGGCAGTGCTTCCACTTATCAACCGCAGTTTCAACATGATGCTGGTGCTGGTCAAGATTTTCAGACGAATTACGGGCCCGTTTCAGATTTTCAAGAAAAttccggtggcggtggcggtggtggtggttcTGAGCCACTTTTTGCTTCACTTGGGTTGAGTGATGATGGTGCTGCGGTTGCGCCACCTCCACCGGCGGATAACGCTGAGGTGTCAGTAAAGAGGGGACGTGGTCGTCCACCAAGGAGCGTCGGAGGCGGCAGTGGTGGTGTTCCAACTCAGGGTCAGGTGGCTGGCGATGGTCAAAGTCAGGGTCAGGTGGCTGGCGATGGTCAAAGTCAGGGTCAGGTGGCTGGCGATGGTCAAAGTCAGGGTAATGTTGCTGGTGATGGTAGTGGTGAAATTCTGGGGGTCGAGACAGGAGGTGGGATGCCGTTGAAGAAGCAGAAAATGATGTCGGTGATGAGGGTTAAAAAAGCTCGTGGTAGACCGAAGAGGATTGGAGTGGGACCGGTGACTGTGCCGTTGTCGGGAAACGTGTTGAGACCAAAAGGTAGGCCGAAGAGGCTTGTGAGGCCGAATGTTTCTGTTAATGGCGGTGTTGGTGAAATGGGTTTGGGTAAAAGGCGTGGTCGGCCCGTGGGTCGGCCTCCAGTTAACAAGATTGCAAATTTGACTGGAAAACACTTTGGCAGGCCAAtaaag GGTGGACTTGGCACAGCTGTACTAGTGACGGACCCACGACAACTTGTGGTGTATCAAGAACTGAAGACCAAATATGAGCTTCTG CAATCAAAAGTCAAACAAGTGGCAAGCGTGGTCAAAACGTGCATAGATCCCGACTATGGAAATGCTGCATTAGGGGCGTTACAAGAACTAGAAGGTTTGGCTGGAGAAGTCAATGCACCGTCAAACGGTCAAACTCAGGAACCAACAGCACCAGTTTATCAAAATTAG